A region of candidate division WOR-3 bacterium DNA encodes the following proteins:
- the hypE gene encoding hydrogenase expression/formation protein HypE — MDKIELAHGSGGILMREFIENEIKKRFKNPFLEKLLDSAILSNKNKKIAFTTDSYVVSPIFFPGGNIGELAVNGTVNDLVAVGAFPEFISLSLIIEEGLPFEDLRKILDSVKISAEKAKVKIVTGDTKVVEKGKGDRIFINTSGIGFIPEDVKIGYEKIEEGDLLIVNGPIGLHGFSILVSRENIEIESELKSDTAPLNELWEKLYENKIEVHFMRDPTRGGVQGVLNEIARESGFDIILFEEKIPVTDEVKGLSEILGIDPLLMANEGKMIFFVKRKDAEKAVEILRKCEKGRDSEIIGEVKEKKHKGILKLKTKLGVTRILDMPYSDPYQESADFHLSHKPVSLRHF; from the coding sequence ATGGATAAAATTGAACTTGCTCACGGTTCAGGCGGAATTTTGATGAGAGAATTCATAGAAAATGAAATAAAAAAAAGATTCAAAAATCCTTTTTTAGAAAAATTATTAGATTCAGCCATTTTATCAAATAAAAACAAAAAAATTGCCTTTACTACTGATTCCTATGTTGTGTCTCCTATTTTTTTCCCTGGTGGAAATATTGGAGAACTTGCTGTAAACGGCACTGTTAATGATCTTGTTGCAGTTGGCGCATTTCCTGAGTTTATATCCTTATCCCTTATAATAGAAGAAGGATTACCTTTTGAAGATTTAAGAAAAATTCTTGATTCAGTAAAAATTTCAGCTGAAAAAGCAAAAGTTAAAATTGTTACAGGAGATACAAAGGTTGTTGAAAAAGGTAAAGGAGATAGAATTTTTATAAATACTTCAGGAATAGGATTTATTCCAGAGGATGTTAAAATTGGATACGAAAAAATTGAAGAGGGAGACCTTTTAATAGTAAATGGACCCATTGGACTTCATGGTTTTTCAATTCTTGTTTCACGGGAAAATATTGAAATTGAAAGTGAATTGAAAAGCGATACAGCACCTTTAAATGAATTATGGGAAAAATTATATGAAAATAAAATAGAGGTTCACTTTATGAGAGACCCAACAAGGGGAGGTGTTCAGGGAGTTTTAAATGAAATTGCAAGGGAATCAGGTTTTGATATAATTCTTTTTGAAGAAAAAATCCCTGTTACAGACGAAGTAAAAGGACTTTCTGAAATACTTGGGATAGATCCACTTTTAATGGCAAATGAGGGGAAAATGATATTCTTTGTAAAAAGAAAAGATGCAGAAAAGGCAGTTGAAATATTAAGGAAATGTGAGAAGGGAAGAGATAGTGAAATAATAGGTGAAGTAAAAGAAAAAAAACATAAAGGCATCCTTAAATTAAAAACAAAATTAGGTGTTACAAGAATTCTTGATATGCCCTACTCTGATCCTTACCAA